A portion of the Mustela erminea isolate mMusErm1 chromosome 19, mMusErm1.Pri, whole genome shotgun sequence genome contains these proteins:
- the ZNF570 gene encoding zinc finger protein 570 isoform X3, with the protein MCDTEELTSKQNIYEAQSSQKIIEKLTSYGFEYSSLREEWKCEGNFEKQSVNQKACFKEKTITHEEALINKRAHEYNKSWGGFHLNTLLHTQQIITKEEKVHKHDTHKKSFKKNLMAIKPKSIYTEKKLLKCNDCEKVFSQSSSLTLHQRIHTGEKPYKCVECGKAFSQRSNLVQHQRIHTGEKPYECKECRKAFSQNAHLVQHLRVHTGEKPYECKVCRKAFSQFAYLAQHQRVHTGEKPYECIECGKAFSNRSSIAQHQRVHTGEKPYECNVCGKAFSLRAYLTVHQRIHTGERPYECKECGKAFSQNSHLAQHQRIHTGEKPYKCQECRKAFSQIAYLAQHQRVHTGEKPYECIKCGKAFSNDSSLTQHQRVHTGEKPYECNVCGKAFSYCGSLAQHQRIHTGERPYECKECKKTFRQHAHLAHHQRIHLGESLSPPNPVNHQVL; encoded by the coding sequence ATGTGTGACACTGAAGAATTAACTTCAAAGCAGAACATTTATGAAGCACAGTCATCACAGAAGATAATAGAAAAACTCACAAGCTATGGCTTTGAGTATTCTAGTTtgagagaagaatggaaatgTGAGGGCAATTTTGAGAAACAGTCAGTTAATCAGAAGGCATGTTTCAAGGAAAAGACAATCACTCATGAAGAAGCCCTTATTAATAAAAGAGCACACGAATATAACAAATCTTGGGGAGGTTTCCATCTGAACACACTGCTTCATACACAACAGATAATcaccaaagaggaaaaagtacataAGCATGATACACataagaaaagctttaaaaaaaatttaatggccATTAAGCCCAAGAGTATCTATACAGAGAAGAAACTCTTGAAATGTAATGACTGTGAAAAAGTCTTTAGCCAGAGCTCATCTCTTACTCTTCATcaaagaattcatactggagagaaaccatataaatgtgtagaatgtggaaaagcctttagCCAGAGATCAAATCTTGTTCAACATCAGAggattcatactggagagaaaccctatgaatgtaaggaatgtagGAAAGCCTTCAGTCAGAATGCACACCTTGTTCAACATCTGAGagttcatactggagaaaaaccttaTGAATGCAAGGTGTGTAGGAAAGCCTTTAGCCAGTTTGCTTACCTTGCTCAACATCAGAgagttcatactggagagaaaccttatgaatgtatTGAATGTGGGAAAGCATTTAGCAATAGATCATCCATTGCTCAACACCAGAGAgttcatactggtgagaaaccgTACGAATGTAATGTCTGTGGAAAAGCATTTAGCCTTCGTGCATACCTTACTGTACATCAGAGAATACATACTGGAGAGAGAccttatgaatgtaaggaatgtgggaaggcttTCAGCCAGAATTCACATCTTGctcaacatcagagaattcatactggagaaaaaccttaTAAATGTCAAGAATGTAGGAAAGCATTCAGCCAGATTGCCTACCTTGCCCAACATCAAAgagttcatactggagagaaaccctatgaatgtattAAATGTGGAAAGGCTTTTAGCAATGACTCATCCCTTACTCAACATCAGAgagttcatactggagagaagcctTATGAATGTAATGTTTGTGGAAAGGCTTTTAGTTACTGTGGATCCCTCGCccaacatcagagaattcatactggagagagaccttatgaatgtaaggaatgcaAGAAAACTTTCAGGCAGCATGCACACCTTGCTCATCATCAGAGAATCCATCTTGGGGAATCACTCTCACCACCCAATCCAGTCAATCACCAAGTCCTCTag
- the ZNF570 gene encoding zinc finger protein 570 isoform X2, with protein sequence MLENYRILVSLGLCFSKPNVILLLEQGKEPWMVKRELAKGLCSGWESMCDTEELTSKQNIYEAQSSQKIIEKLTSYGFEYSSLREEWKCEGNFEKQSVNQKACFKEKTITHEEALINKRAHEYNKSWGGFHLNTLLHTQQIITKEEKVHKHDTHKKSFKKNLMAIKPKSIYTEKKLLKCNDCEKVFSQSSSLTLHQRIHTGEKPYKCVECGKAFSQRSNLVQHQRIHTGEKPYECKECRKAFSQNAHLVQHLRVHTGEKPYECKVCRKAFSQFAYLAQHQRVHTGEKPYECIECGKAFSNRSSIAQHQRVHTGEKPYECNVCGKAFSLRAYLTVHQRIHTGERPYECKECGKAFSQNSHLAQHQRIHTGEKPYKCQECRKAFSQIAYLAQHQRVHTGEKPYECIKCGKAFSNDSSLTQHQRVHTGEKPYECNVCGKAFSYCGSLAQHQRIHTGERPYECKECKKTFRQHAHLAHHQRIHLGESLSPPNPVNHQVL encoded by the coding sequence gcTGGGAATCTATGTGTGACACTGAAGAATTAACTTCAAAGCAGAACATTTATGAAGCACAGTCATCACAGAAGATAATAGAAAAACTCACAAGCTATGGCTTTGAGTATTCTAGTTtgagagaagaatggaaatgTGAGGGCAATTTTGAGAAACAGTCAGTTAATCAGAAGGCATGTTTCAAGGAAAAGACAATCACTCATGAAGAAGCCCTTATTAATAAAAGAGCACACGAATATAACAAATCTTGGGGAGGTTTCCATCTGAACACACTGCTTCATACACAACAGATAATcaccaaagaggaaaaagtacataAGCATGATACACataagaaaagctttaaaaaaaatttaatggccATTAAGCCCAAGAGTATCTATACAGAGAAGAAACTCTTGAAATGTAATGACTGTGAAAAAGTCTTTAGCCAGAGCTCATCTCTTACTCTTCATcaaagaattcatactggagagaaaccatataaatgtgtagaatgtggaaaagcctttagCCAGAGATCAAATCTTGTTCAACATCAGAggattcatactggagagaaaccctatgaatgtaaggaatgtagGAAAGCCTTCAGTCAGAATGCACACCTTGTTCAACATCTGAGagttcatactggagaaaaaccttaTGAATGCAAGGTGTGTAGGAAAGCCTTTAGCCAGTTTGCTTACCTTGCTCAACATCAGAgagttcatactggagagaaaccttatgaatgtatTGAATGTGGGAAAGCATTTAGCAATAGATCATCCATTGCTCAACACCAGAGAgttcatactggtgagaaaccgTACGAATGTAATGTCTGTGGAAAAGCATTTAGCCTTCGTGCATACCTTACTGTACATCAGAGAATACATACTGGAGAGAGAccttatgaatgtaaggaatgtgggaaggcttTCAGCCAGAATTCACATCTTGctcaacatcagagaattcatactggagaaaaaccttaTAAATGTCAAGAATGTAGGAAAGCATTCAGCCAGATTGCCTACCTTGCCCAACATCAAAgagttcatactggagagaaaccctatgaatgtattAAATGTGGAAAGGCTTTTAGCAATGACTCATCCCTTACTCAACATCAGAgagttcatactggagagaagcctTATGAATGTAATGTTTGTGGAAAGGCTTTTAGTTACTGTGGATCCCTCGCccaacatcagagaattcatactggagagagaccttatgaatgtaaggaatgcaAGAAAACTTTCAGGCAGCATGCACACCTTGCTCATCATCAGAGAATCCATCTTGGGGAATCACTCTCACCACCCAATCCAGTCAATCACCAAGTCCTCTag